The Natronoarchaeum mannanilyticum genome includes the window GCGACGATTCGATCGAACGACGGCGACGATGGGAGTGTCACGGACAGTAGCCGACCTTGAGCGGATCGACCCGAAAAAAGGCGGCGCTCTTCCCCGATTGTAATCATTTTCGAGGCGATAATGGCCCAACCGGGCGAAACGCTCAGTGTCAGGCGTAGCCGTCCGGCGCGAGCTCCGGCTTCGAGATGTCGCCCAGCCCCTGGACGACCTCCATCGCGGTGACCAGGTCGGCCTGCGAGATCGTCCCGACGATATTCTCGCCGTCAACCACGACGACCCGATCGGTGCGCGACTCGGCGAACAGCTGTAAGGCGTCGAACGCGTCGGCGTCGATGCCGACCGTCGGCGGGTCGGCGCGCATCACGTCGGCGACGCGGCTGGCGTCGCGCTCGGCCGGCGGGACCGACCGAACGTCGTCGAACGTCACCAGCCCGACCAGGCGCCCGCCGTCGACGACGGGGTAGCCCGTCGAGCGCTCGGCGACGAGCCGTTCGAGCAGCGCCTGGACCGACTCGTCGGCGTCGACCGCCTCGCCGCGGTCCGAGAGCAGGTCGCAGACGGTGATCCCGCGGAACAGGTCACGGAGCGCCGTGGTGCGGGACTCGGCCGTCGCGGCGACGTAGACGAACATCGCGATCAGCACGAGCATCGGCGCGAAGCTGAGGATGCCGAGGATCGCCATCACGACGGCGAAGCCCCGGCCGACCGCCGCGGCGGTCTGAGTCGCCGAGACGTACGGCCGCGAGCGGGCGAGCAGCGCGCGGAGGATCCGGCCGCCGTCCATCGGGAATGCGGGCACCATGTTGAAGATCGCCAGCGAGAGGTTGGCGACCGCGAGCCAGCCGAC containing:
- a CDS encoding site-2 protease family protein, producing the protein MRNYTIGSVTGIPIRINVTLLVFLPALAWLLSRPDQIGVYAGVIESLSPHGIDEAAIEAGQTPLLLGSAGAVGLFASVLLHELGHSWTARRFEVGIASITLWIFGGMAHMDELPEDWNVEFWIAVAGPITSLLLAVGFGAVLQIVPASAPLAIFVVGWLAVANLSLAIFNMVPAFPMDGGRILRALLARSRPYVSATQTAAAVGRGFAVVMAILGILSFAPMLVLIAMFVYVAATAESRTTALRDLFRGITVCDLLSDRGEAVDADESVQALLERLVAERSTGYPVVDGGRLVGLVTFDDVRSVPPAERDASRVADVMRADPPTVGIDADAFDALQLFAESRTDRVVVVDGENIVGTISQADLVTAMEVVQGLGDISKPELAPDGYA